The Xenopus tropicalis strain Nigerian chromosome 2, UCB_Xtro_10.0, whole genome shotgun sequence genome window below encodes:
- the sp5l gene encoding Sp5 transcription factor-like yields the protein MFQLWSNDVPANSGIGSHAVTFGVPKVQYPGHMQTIASHELPLTPPADPTAYSFDLSPVKVLAPQVQSNAAYHFQDPSAVAQDFSGFMQGSTTLTQRHLSSTHIDEQTWWSLQQTSPNNFPSFHLANPLVVGSQPQFAALLQSSSKTLLNSTRRCRRCKCPNCQASPSNEEPGKKKLHICHLPGCGKVYGKTSHLKAHLRWHAGERPFICNWMLCGKSFTRSDELQRHLRTHTGEKRFGCQECGKRFMRSDHLSKHTKTHQNKKMKCAGSPLENIKKE from the coding sequence ATGTTTCAGTTATGGAGCAATGATGTTCCGGCCAACTCAGGGATAGGCTCCCATGCTGTGACATTTGGTGTCCCTAAAGTGCAGTATCCTGGCCACATGCAAACTATTGCCTCTCATGAGCTCCCATTAACCCCCCCAGCGGATCCTACTGCTTATTCATTTGATTTGTCTCCAGTCAAAGTACTGGCTCCTCAAGTGCAGAGCAATGCTGCCTACCATTTCCAAGACCCAAGTGCAGTGGCTCAAGACTTCTCAGGCTTTATGCAAGGTTCAACCACTTTGACCCAAAGACACTTGAGTTCAACACACATTGATGAACAGACATGGTGGAGCCTGCAGCAGACAAGTCCAAACAATTTTCCCTCATTTCATTTAGCCAATCCATTAGTTGTTGGGTCACAGCCCCAGTTTGCAGCACTTCTACAGAGCTCCTCCAAAACACTACTAAACTCTACACGTCGCTGTCGGAGGTGTAAGTGCCCAAACTGCCAAGCATCTCCAAGCAACGAGGAACCAGGCAAAAAGAAGCTCCACATCTGCCATCTTCCAGGCTGTGGCAAAGTGTATGGAAAAACTTCCCATTTAAAGGCCCACTTGCGTTGGCATGCTGGTGAGAGGCCTTTTATCTGCAACTGGATGttatgtgggaaaagtttcaccCGCTCGGATGAACTGCAGAGGCACCTTAGGACTCATACTGGTGAGAAACGCTTTGGCTGCCAGGAGTGCGGCAAGAGGTTTATGAGAAGTGACCACCTTTCCAAACATACCAAAACCCACCAGAACAAAAAGATGAAGTGTGCAGGGTCACCCCTGGAAAACATTAAAaaggaatga
- the sp5l gene encoding sp5 transcription factor-like isoform X1 yields the protein MASLVLQRDNTLQAYLQDRTPSSSPEGGLLSSLALFPSTCVPVITAKPAPREYTQSAYDPVAPTAGMFQLWSNDVPANSGIGSHAVTFGVPKVQYPGHMQTIASHELPLTPPADPTAYSFDLSPVKVLAPQVQSNAAYHFQDPSAVAQDFSGFMQGSTTLTQRHLSSTHIDEQTWWSLQQTSPNNFPSFHLANPLVVGSQPQFAALLQSSSKTLLNSTRRCRRCKCPNCQASPSNEEPGKKKLHICHLPGCGKVYGKTSHLKAHLRWHAGERPFICNWMLCGKSFTRSDELQRHLRTHTGEKRFGCQECGKRFMRSDHLSKHTKTHQNKKMKCAGSPLENIKKE from the exons ATGGCTTCTCTGGTTCTGCAAAGAGACAACACACTGCAGGCTTATTTACAG gacAGAACACCTAGTTCTTCACCAGAAGGAGGACTTCTGTCATCGTTGGCCCTATTTCCATCAACCTGTGTTCCTGTTATTACAGCCAAGCCCGCACCCCGGGAGTATACACAGTCTGCATACGATCCTGTTGCTCCAACTGCAGGAATGTTTCAGTTATGGAGCAATGATGTTCCGGCCAACTCAGGGATAGGCTCCCATGCTGTGACATTTGGTGTCCCTAAAGTGCAGTATCCTGGCCACATGCAAACTATTGCCTCTCATGAGCTCCCATTAACCCCCCCAGCGGATCCTACTGCTTATTCATTTGATTTGTCTCCAGTCAAAGTACTGGCTCCTCAAGTGCAGAGCAATGCTGCCTACCATTTCCAAGACCCAAGTGCAGTGGCTCAAGACTTCTCAGGCTTTATGCAAGGTTCAACCACTTTGACCCAAAGACACTTGAGTTCAACACACATTGATGAACAGACATGGTGGAGCCTGCAGCAGACAAGTCCAAACAATTTTCCCTCATTTCATTTAGCCAATCCATTAGTTGTTGGGTCACAGCCCCAGTTTGCAGCACTTCTACAGAGCTCCTCCAAAACACTACTAAACTCTACACGTCGCTGTCGGAGGTGTAAGTGCCCAAACTGCCAAGCATCTCCAAGCAACGAGGAACCAGGCAAAAAGAAGCTCCACATCTGCCATCTTCCAGGCTGTGGCAAAGTGTATGGAAAAACTTCCCATTTAAAGGCCCACTTGCGTTGGCATGCTGGTGAGAGGCCTTTTATCTGCAACTGGATGttatgtgggaaaagtttcaccCGCTCGGATGAACTGCAGAGGCACCTTAGGACTCATACTGGTGAGAAACGCTTTGGCTGCCAGGAGTGCGGCAAGAGGTTTATGAGAAGTGACCACCTTTCCAAACATACCAAAACCCACCAGAACAAAAAGATGAAGTGTGCAGGGTCACCCCTGGAAAACATTAAAaaggaatga